Proteins from a genomic interval of Nostoc sp. TCL240-02:
- a CDS encoding sensor histidine kinase, whose product MAPPHLTLSPESLAKAFPFHFAFTRNREIVQTGDVLGRICPESLIGKLIEQHFQINRPKILTDFDAISKQPRALFIVEFLHNGMQLKGQMMYQPEEEVIFFLGSPWITDTTSLAPLGIKLKDFAIHDPIVDFLFLLQAQNTALTDAKKLTGELKQQRAQLRSALQIKENLAEIAEAQAKRLEKSLRELQQTQAQLVQAEKMSSLGQLVSGVAHEINNPVNFIYGNLKYTKDYTQCLLKLVLLYQQFYANPVPEIKEYIEEIELDFLLDDLPKILDSMQVGAERISEIVLSLRNFSRLDEAGMKKVDIHHGLDSTLLILQNRFKNSVEHPEIKVVKNYGNLPLVDCYAGQLNQVFMNIISNAIDALESHNDKRAIAEIHASANKITITTEIIETNCVVRIADNGSGMTEAVKERLFDPFFTTKPVGKGTGLGLSISYQIVVEKHRGRLKCVSEPGQGTEFWIEIPLSMNTQAADCVKSLSYVL is encoded by the coding sequence ATGGCTCCTCCTCACCTTACGCTTTCACCAGAGTCATTGGCGAAAGCTTTTCCCTTCCACTTTGCATTTACCCGTAATCGTGAAATTGTACAAACTGGTGATGTCTTGGGGCGCATTTGCCCTGAGTCATTAATTGGTAAATTGATTGAGCAGCATTTCCAGATTAATCGTCCAAAGATTCTGACTGATTTTGACGCTATTAGTAAACAGCCTCGTGCCCTATTTATTGTAGAGTTCCTTCATAATGGAATGCAACTCAAAGGTCAAATGATGTATCAACCAGAGGAGGAGGTAATATTTTTTTTAGGTTCTCCCTGGATTACAGATACAACTAGCTTGGCTCCTTTGGGTATCAAGCTCAAAGACTTTGCGATTCACGACCCAATAGTTGATTTTCTGTTTTTACTGCAAGCTCAGAACACTGCTTTGACTGATGCCAAAAAGTTAACAGGCGAACTTAAACAACAAAGGGCACAACTGCGGAGTGCGCTGCAAATTAAGGAAAACCTAGCGGAAATTGCTGAGGCTCAGGCTAAAAGATTGGAAAAATCCCTCCGGGAGCTACAGCAAACTCAAGCCCAATTGGTTCAGGCGGAGAAAATGTCCAGTTTGGGGCAGTTGGTTTCAGGAGTTGCTCACGAAATTAACAACCCTGTTAACTTTATTTACGGAAATTTAAAATATACAAAAGATTATACACAGTGTTTGCTAAAGCTTGTACTTCTTTACCAGCAATTTTATGCCAATCCTGTGCCAGAAATTAAAGAATACATTGAGGAAATCGAGTTAGATTTTTTACTAGATGATTTGCCCAAAATTCTAGATTCGATGCAAGTAGGAGCCGAAAGGATCTCTGAAATTGTCTTGTCTCTGCGGAATTTCTCTCGTCTTGATGAAGCCGGAATGAAAAAGGTTGATATTCACCACGGACTAGATAGTACCTTGCTGATTTTACAGAATCGGTTTAAGAATAGCGTTGAGCATCCTGAGATCAAAGTAGTTAAAAACTATGGAAACTTGCCTTTGGTAGATTGTTACGCCGGCCAACTCAATCAAGTGTTCATGAATATTATCAGTAATGCTATTGATGCACTTGAAAGCCATAACGATAAACGCGCGATCGCAGAAATTCATGCTAGTGCTAATAAAATTACAATTACTACAGAAATCATTGAAACAAACTGTGTTGTCCGAATTGCTGATAACGGTTCAGGAATGACAGAAGCAGTTAAGGAACGACTGTTTGATCCATTTTTCACAACTAAGCCTGTGGGTAAGGGTACAGGACTAGGTTTGTCAATTAGCTATCAAATTGTAGTTGAAAAACATCGGGGAAGACTGAAATGTGTATCAGAACCCGGGCAGGGTACTGAATTTTGGATTGAAATTCCCCTCTCTATGAACACACAAGCAGCTGATTGCGTCAAATCGTTGAGTTATGTTTTATGA
- a CDS encoding TenA family transcriptional regulator yields MIQTSSLLINSFREITVNHPLWSHEFLIRCRAGNLFLPDVQILAVQMYKFSKQFNRILASILSCCEDESSQLVILENLFDEMGQGDITQSHPELFRQFTRALGIDDETLAALPTAPETRALIETYLQIPHKYGYLAALGAVCYASEGIVSSLYTQLYKGIIGAAPLPKEALIFFEVHIDVDDSHAAKLAAVIEPRITMNEEDIKVKLAIVEAMDARVQFFNGIQRQISKYSLYSDSWVHFDALL; encoded by the coding sequence ATGATACAGACATCTTCTTTACTAATAAATTCCTTCCGTGAAATAACGGTTAATCATCCTCTATGGAGCCATGAATTCCTAATTCGCTGTCGGGCTGGAAATTTATTTTTACCAGACGTACAGATACTAGCTGTTCAGATGTACAAATTCTCCAAACAATTTAATCGGATATTAGCCAGTATCTTATCTTGTTGCGAAGATGAAAGTAGCCAGTTAGTCATCTTAGAAAACCTATTTGACGAAATGGGACAGGGAGATATAACTCAGTCCCACCCAGAATTGTTTCGTCAATTTACCCGCGCCCTTGGTATCGACGACGAAACTTTGGCAGCACTACCCACTGCACCTGAAACTCGTGCCCTGATTGAAACTTACTTGCAGATACCACATAAATATGGCTACTTAGCTGCACTGGGTGCTGTCTGTTATGCTTCCGAAGGGATTGTTAGCTCACTCTACACGCAACTATATAAAGGAATCATTGGTGCTGCTCCCTTACCCAAAGAAGCCCTGATCTTTTTTGAAGTCCATATTGATGTAGATGATAGTCATGCAGCAAAGCTAGCAGCAGTGATTGAACCTCGAATTACCATGAATGAGGAGGATATCAAGGTAAAACTGGCTATTGTAGAAGCTATGGATGCGCGTGTCCAATTTTTTAATGGAATTCAGCGTCAAATCTCTAAATACAGCTTGTATTCTGATTCATGGGTGCATTTTGATGCATTGCTGTAG
- a CDS encoding heme NO-binding domain-containing protein, whose product MYGLVNKAIQDMVCSRFGEETWKQIKHKAEVDVDVFLSMEGYPDYITHKLVKAASVVLSLSPKQIMQAFGEFWVQYTAQEGYGEMMDMSGDTLPEFLENLDNLHARVGVSFPKLQPPSFECTDMEENSLSLHYRSDREGLTPMVIGLIQGLGTRFDTEVHITQTQNRDEGAEHDEFLVIYKPN is encoded by the coding sequence ATGTACGGTTTAGTGAACAAGGCGATTCAAGACATGGTGTGCAGTCGCTTTGGCGAAGAGACTTGGAAACAAATTAAGCACAAGGCAGAGGTGGACGTAGATGTTTTCCTCAGTATGGAAGGCTATCCCGATTACATCACCCACAAGTTGGTAAAAGCTGCTAGTGTCGTTCTAAGTTTATCTCCCAAACAGATTATGCAAGCCTTTGGAGAATTCTGGGTTCAGTACACAGCCCAAGAAGGCTATGGTGAAATGATGGATATGAGTGGAGATACATTGCCTGAGTTTTTAGAAAACCTCGATAATCTTCATGCTCGTGTAGGAGTTAGCTTTCCTAAACTCCAGCCCCCATCATTTGAATGTACTGATATGGAGGAAAATTCTCTGAGCTTACACTATCGTTCTGATAGAGAAGGGCTGACTCCAATGGTTATTGGTCTAATCCAAGGATTGGGAACAAGGTTTGATACAGAAGTTCATATTACCCAAACTCAGAATCGGGATGAAGGTGCTGAACATGATGAATTTTTAGTGATTTATAAACCAAATTGA
- a CDS encoding class I SAM-dependent methyltransferase: MSNNHKDATISLYNRTASDWIRGEPSSLSDFTARPFVLELCEPVRGLRVLDIGCGEGYCSRELRRRGAAQIHGIDISQGMIEAAKLQEVEDALCISYEVGCATNLKQFDDGEIDLVVAVFLFNYLTISQTQECIAEVARILRPGGRFVFSVPHPSFPYMREAAYPFYFQVEGAGYFSKRDQQFPGRIWKRDGSWLNVQLIHKTLEDYFNALRIAGFNTMPILQELCVTPEHIAVDESFFSPLLDQPLHLALQISR, from the coding sequence ATGTCAAATAATCACAAAGACGCAACTATAAGCTTATACAATCGCACAGCATCAGACTGGATTAGAGGAGAACCTAGTTCGCTCTCAGACTTTACAGCACGTCCTTTTGTACTAGAACTTTGTGAGCCTGTTCGTGGGTTGCGAGTACTTGATATAGGTTGCGGAGAAGGTTATTGCAGTCGAGAATTACGCCGACGTGGTGCTGCACAAATACATGGAATAGATATTTCCCAAGGCATGATTGAAGCCGCAAAGTTGCAAGAAGTCGAAGATGCTTTGTGTATTAGCTATGAAGTAGGATGTGCTACCAATCTCAAGCAGTTTGATGATGGTGAAATTGACTTAGTTGTTGCAGTATTTCTATTTAACTATTTGACAATTTCCCAGACCCAAGAATGCATTGCAGAAGTTGCACGCATTCTTCGTCCGGGCGGTCGATTTGTATTCAGCGTTCCCCATCCATCTTTTCCATATATGCGGGAGGCAGCATATCCGTTTTATTTTCAAGTTGAGGGTGCAGGCTACTTCAGTAAGCGAGATCAGCAGTTTCCTGGTCGTATTTGGAAACGAGATGGCTCTTGGTTAAATGTCCAATTGATTCACAAAACTCTTGAAGATTACTTTAATGCCCTTAGAATTGCTGGCTTTAATACCATGCCAATTTTACAAGAATTGTGTGTAACTCCAGAACATATCGCAGTAGACGAATCATTTTTTAGCCCCTTACTTGACCAACCACTCCATCTAGCCCTACAAATATCACGATGA